The Linepithema humile isolate Giens D197 chromosome 7, Lhum_UNIL_v1.0, whole genome shotgun sequence genome has a window encoding:
- the LOC137001300 gene encoding uncharacterized protein: MFILQCESDGSYCVVHENAVIFDEENIRPGDKVMFVWNKKHYDGSVIMRSDDETKIDEKIKMLKAEEKNKRASKSKCNKSEASKVIDRSELGSSRKKASVKRWSPETKLLSGENKKPRNVLLKGNGAKSNKSANWQEKLSSAMQAQVSKVIDIQKKEKSISIENSNLSSSPDSKNASWSEDESNRELTTPEKIAKKKHYAQQKQSDIAALMKIASNAPVLEPRKKSELPALKKNETKELSRNYYSIVDDENKDLRQDLESKIKNIKAKETTNKIMDDDEYSDDDYPSTTVDERNLQSNDQLLGQNSPGDKMVLLQDGVFCNERVLEVALSSSHKASHIVRRLIVGVFKLESLKNCTFTGASHRGVHENKDDITCLNLHARNSIIDYAMKLAKRKGWVTQSIKELNTAMSQKLGEIKRELKNADAQNK; the protein is encoded by the exons ATGTTCATCCTGCAATGCGAATCAGATGGTTCATATTGTGTGGTTCACGAAAATGCGGTCATTTTTGACGAAGAGAACATAAGACCTGGGGACAAAGTTATGTTCGTCtggaataaaaaacattacgaCGGATCCGTCATCATGAGATcag atgatgaaacaaaaattgacgagaaaataaaaatgttgaaagctgaagaaaaaaataaacgcgcgtcaaaaagtaaatgcaataaatcGGAAGCATCGAAAGTAATAGATCGGTCTGAATTGGGCTCTAGTCGTAAAAAAGCATCTGTAAAAAGGTGGTCGCCAGAGACTAAACTCTTGTCGGGCGAGAATAAAAAACCAcgaaatgttttattgaaaGGGAATGGAGCC AAAAGCAATAAAAGTGCAAATTGGCAGGAGAAACTTTCTTCGGCAATGCAGGCTCAAGTTTCAAAAGTGATCGATAtccaaaagaaagaaaaatcgatCAGCATCGAAAACAGTAACCTAAGTAGTTCTCCCGATTCGAAAAATGCTTCGTGGTCAGAAGATGAGTCAAACAGGGAATTAACAACTCCcgaaaaaatcgcaaaaaaaaag CATTATGCACAGCAGAAGCAATCAGATATCGCGGCATTAATGAAAATAGCGTCAAACGCACCAGTTTTGGAGCCGCGGAAAAAATCTGAGTTACCagcacttaaaaaaaatgagaccAAAGAGCtttcaagaaattattattcaatagtAGATGACGAAAATAAGGATTTGCGACAGGATCTAG aatcaaaaatcaaaaatataaaggcAAAAGAAACTACTAATAAGATTATGGATGATGATGAATATAGTGATGATGATTACCCATCAACTACAGTTGACGAGCGTAATCTGCAATCTAACGACCAATTATTAGGACAAAATTCGCCAGGCGATAAG atgGTCTTACTGCAGGATGGGGTGTTCTGCAATGAACGCGTTTTGGAAGTCGCATTGAGTTCGTCGCACAAGGCGAGCCATATTGTCCGCCGCCTAATTGTAGGCGTATTTAAGCTTGAGAGCTTAAAGAACTGCACATTCACGGGCGCAAGTCACCGCGGAGTGCATGAAAACAAAGACGACATCACTTGTTTAAACTTGCACGCAAGAAATAGTATCATTG ATTATGCAATGAAATTGGCAAAAAGAAAAGGGTGGGTAACACAATCTATCAAGGAACTAAATACCGCGATGTCACAAAAACTgggcgaaataaaaagagagcTGAAAAACGCTGATGCCCAaaacaagtaa
- the LOC136996892 gene encoding uncharacterized protein isoform X1, with translation MSNDIRDYDEPVAKKKLYHSHPWKIDGNLSIPLRTLQRWRNKVRASLDENNSIIFVEEGSSTGIKDQTVHESNSSADSEEKSLLLVDDDGSELEENDDDEGAEEDAEGEEEEEEEVEGEEEDEEENEESKNEEEDENNVSDIERNCSSESSYEVGDNQDNQNDEVVETYSMLYENSPKSTDECVLAVFELYIKHRMTKENLKNTLLTICNMLPQPNNMPKSCFQLFQYTRNIAPQCSVTEHFYCKTCLFYDNNIFVNNCCRVCLSGGGRSVFYELDISQQIRHMFEHRNLAEILNQSKCRDRDPNVISDITDGTEYIRVNCRREKGVYDLTLILNTDGVSLMKSSKAQFWPLMFMIAEIPEYLRESFLVVTGLWYDERKPLMNTYLQPFCSKLQDCFNAGVNWIDPKTNESGNSKIVAPLIVADAPCRAEMQNISYYNGRFGCNNCEIKTKKCTVVETLVKSGFVYILSSTKLL, from the exons atgtcaaacgATATTCGTGATTATGATGAACCAGTggcgaaaaagaaattatatcattCTCACCCTTGGAAGATTGATGGAAACCTTTCG atccCTCTAAGAACATTACAAAGGTGGCGGAATAAAGTAAGGGCTTCTTTGGATGAAAATAATTCCATTATATTTGTAGAAGAAGGCTCATCTACAGGTATCAAGGATCAGACCGTACATGAAAGCAATAGCTCAGCTGACTCGGAAGAAAAAAGCCTACTACTAGTAGATGACGATGGCAGCGAATTGGAAGAAAACGATGATGATGAAGGAGCAGAAGAAGACGCTGAAggtgaagaagaagaagaagaagaagttgaaggagaagaagaagatgaagaagaaaatgaagaaagcaaaaatgaagaagaggatgaaaataatgttagTGACATTGAGAGGAACTGCAGTTCGGAGAGTAGTTATGAGGTTGGTGACAATCAAGACAATCAAAATGACGAGGTAGTTGAAACATATAGTATGTTGTATGAGAATAGCCCAAAAAGTACAGATGAATGTGTCTTAGCTGTTTTCGAATTGTACATTAAACACAGGATGAcgaaagagaatttaaaaaatactttgttgACAATTTGTAATATGCTTCCACAGCCGAATAATATGCCTAAATCTTGTTTTCAGTTATTTCAGTATACTCGAAACATCGCTCCTCAGTGCTCTGTCACGGAACACTTCTATTGTAAAACGTgtcttttttatgataataatatctttgttAACAACTGTTGCCGAGTATGTTTATCAGGCGGCGGTAGATCGGTATTTTATGAATTGGATATATCGCAGCAAATTAGACATATGTTTGAGCATAGAAATCTTGCTGAGATTTTAAATCAATCGAAGTGTCGTGATCGCGATCCAAATGTAATTAGCGACATTACTGATGGAACAGAATATATTAGAGTAAATTGTAGAAGGGAAAAAGGAGTGTatgatttaactttaatattaaatactgaTGGTGTTTCATTAATGAAAAGTTCAAAGGCTCAGTTTTGGCCATTAATGTTTATGATAGCTGAAATCCCAGAGTATCTTCGGGAATCTTTCTTAGTCGTCACTGGTTTGTGGTATGATGAACGCAAACCGTTAATGAATACTTATCTTCAACCGTTTTGTTCAAAATTACAAGATTGTTTTAATGCCGGCGTTAATTGGATTGATCCAAAGACTAATGAGAGTGGCAATTCTAAAATTGTAGCTCCATTGATAGTGGCTGATGCCCCATGCAGAGCAgagatgcaaaatatttcctatTATAACGGACGTTTTGGCTGTAATAATTGCgaaattaaaaccaaaaagTGTACAGTTGTGGAAACTCTGGTAAAAAGCGGATTCGTATATATCCTTTCATCAACGAAATTACTCTAA
- the LOC136996892 gene encoding uncharacterized protein isoform X2, producing MEKQGKKAAKQNTIIKGVKGRSIIAALPLIDVGTCFMPEYMHSVLLGVVKQFMVLWFEKTGDWNVKHFMAEIDTRLLNILPPDTFSRLPRSIFHFKSYKASEFYNWLLFYSVPIMIDYLPEKYFQHWLLLVIAIFTLLQKNIKKVPDLDEAEYLLKLFVRDIEILYDDRQLTYNVHQLLHLTLCVRRWGPLWANSAFPFENFNGFLSNFVHGSKHIGKEIANNLQIVNGVQILRNKVNKINRSNSTLQKDNEVNGNSVKVTLSDSERELLIAHQFSVTNILMYARATISSKTYTSEIYKKIKSNSYTVYINFQDKSNIYGSIRFFFKSKGVVYFILRQFFVKHVNIIYNQDTMMKVKHVIPVEENRHQFVIINSNDINFMHKVVKIENFICKQPNFLSKVL from the coding sequence ATGGAAAAACAAGGGAAAAAAGCAGCCAAacagaatactattattaaagGTGTAAAAGGAAGATCAATTATTGCAGCTCTACCCCTTATTGATGTAGGTACATGTTTCATGCCTGAATACATGCATTCTGTTCTTTTGGGAGTTGTGAAGCAATTTATGGTTCTTTGGTTCGAAAAAACTGGAGATTGGAatgtgaaacattttatgGCTGAAATTGATACCAGATTATTAAACATCTTACCTCCGGATACATTTAGTCGCTTACCACGAAGTATATTCCATTTCAAGTCTTATAAGGCATCCGAATTCTATAATTGGCTCTTATTTTATTCAGTCCCTATTATGATTGATTATTTACCAGAAAAGTATTTCCAACATTGGCTTCTTCTCGTCATAGCTATATTCacgttattgcaaaaaaatattaagaaagtaCCAGATCTTGATGAAGCAGaatatttgcttaaattatttgtaagggacattgaaattttatatgatgacCGTCAGTTAACATACAATGTTCATCAGCTGTTACACCTTACCCTCTGTGTGAGACGTTGGGGTCCTCTGTGGGCTAATTCAGCATTTCcattcgaaaattttaatggatttctttcaaattttgtaCATGGCTCGAAACATATCGGCaaagaaattgcaaataatttacaaatagtTAACGGAGTTCAAATTCTAAGAaacaaagttaataaaattaatagatctAATTCGACCCTACAAAAAGATAATGAAGTTAATGGTAATAGCGTGAAAGTAACGTTAAGTGACTCTGAGAGGGAATTGCTAATAGCGCATCAGTTTAGTGTAACTAATATACTAATGTATGCCAGAGCTACAATTTCTAGTAAAACATATACCTctgaaatttataagaaaataaaaagtaatagttACACTGTTTACATTAACTTTCAAgataaatctaatatttatggATCAATCAGATTCTTCTTCAAATCTAAAGGCGtggtatattttatacttcgtcaatttttcgtgaaacatgtaaatattatttataatcaggATACAATGATGAAGGTCAAGCATGTAATACCTGTGGAAGAAAATAGGCatcaatttgttataattaattcaaatgaCATAAACTTTATGCATAAAGttgtgaaaattgaaaattttatatgcaaacaaccaaattttctttctaaagTCTTATGA